A region of Paractinoplanes abujensis DNA encodes the following proteins:
- a CDS encoding acetoin utilization protein AcuC codes for MVDATTTVVWDRALLDYDMGDHPLNPVRVELTMALARELGVLDRPGVRMLTPEPATEADLTRVHRADYLEAVRHAPLDPFFRGWGLNTDDNPVFEGMHEASARICGATIAAAEAVWHGATTRAVNVSGGLHHALAARAAGFCVYNDPAVAIARLLDQGAQRVAYVDVDVHHGDGVQAAFYNDPRVLTISLHESPLTLFPGTGFAEETGGPGAEGLAVNVPLPPGTGDAAWLRAFHAIVPSVLRAFAPEIIFSQCGADAHRLDPLADLRLSVDGQRAAYLAMRDLADELCDGRWVAMGGGGYALVEVVPRAWTHLLAAATGAPIDPATPTPGAWRTMATERCPQAAVPETMTDGTEPATERWQPGTTPDPVDRAILATRTAVFPLHGLDPHDPRD; via the coding sequence ATGGTGGATGCGACGACCACGGTGGTGTGGGACCGAGCGCTGCTCGACTACGACATGGGCGATCACCCGCTCAACCCGGTGCGGGTCGAGCTGACCATGGCGCTCGCCCGCGAGCTGGGGGTCCTCGACCGCCCCGGGGTCCGCATGCTCACCCCCGAGCCGGCCACCGAGGCCGACCTGACCAGGGTGCATCGCGCCGACTACCTCGAGGCCGTCCGGCACGCGCCGCTCGACCCGTTCTTCCGCGGCTGGGGGCTCAACACCGACGACAACCCGGTCTTCGAGGGCATGCACGAGGCGTCCGCGCGTATCTGCGGCGCCACCATCGCGGCCGCCGAGGCGGTCTGGCACGGCGCGACCACGAGAGCGGTCAATGTCTCCGGTGGTTTGCATCACGCGCTCGCCGCCCGGGCCGCCGGCTTCTGCGTCTACAACGATCCCGCGGTCGCCATCGCCCGCCTGCTCGACCAGGGCGCCCAGCGAGTGGCCTATGTGGATGTCGATGTGCACCACGGCGACGGTGTGCAGGCCGCCTTCTACAACGACCCCCGCGTCCTGACGATCAGCCTGCACGAGTCGCCGCTCACACTCTTCCCCGGCACGGGATTCGCCGAGGAGACGGGCGGCCCCGGTGCCGAGGGCCTCGCGGTCAACGTGCCGCTCCCACCGGGCACGGGCGACGCGGCCTGGCTGCGGGCTTTCCACGCGATCGTGCCGTCCGTGCTCCGCGCCTTCGCCCCCGAGATCATCTTCAGCCAGTGCGGCGCCGACGCGCACCGCCTCGACCCCCTGGCCGACCTGCGGCTCTCGGTCGACGGCCAGCGCGCGGCCTATCTGGCGATGCGCGACCTGGCCGACGAGCTGTGCGACGGCCGCTGGGTCGCGATGGGCGGCGGGGGTTACGCGCTGGTCGAGGTCGTGCCGCGCGCCTGGACCCACCTGCTGGCCGCGGCCACCGGCGCCCCGATCGATCCGGCGACCCCGACCCCCGGCGCCTGGCGCACGATGGCCACCGAGCGGTGCCCGCAGGCCGCCGTCCCCGAGACGATGACCGACGGCACCGAACCGGCGACCGAGCGCTGGCAACCCGGCACCACGCCCGACCCGGTCGACCGCGCGATCCTGGCCACGCGCACGGCCGTCTTCCCCCTGCACGGCCTCGATCCCCACGACCCCCGCGACTGA
- a CDS encoding metal-dependent transcriptional regulator — MKASLHNHDLIDTTEMYLRTILELEEEGVPPLRARIAERLHQSGPTVSQTVARMERDGLLTIENDRHLVLTDDGRSTAVAVMRKHRLAELLLVNVIGMPYEEAHEEACRWEHVMSDSVEKKVYELLNKPTRSPYGNPIPGLDAFGGADDAEHAEIPGERNLAFPGLTGSVVVQRICESVQTNADVLRQLHAAGIDPGTTVTVAQERDGVTIDRSGDKIRLPREVASRVFVAAH, encoded by the coding sequence ATGAAGGCGTCACTGCACAACCACGACCTGATCGACACCACCGAGATGTATCTGCGCACCATCCTCGAGCTGGAGGAGGAGGGTGTGCCGCCGCTGCGGGCGCGCATCGCCGAGCGGCTCCACCAGAGCGGTCCCACGGTCAGCCAGACGGTCGCGCGCATGGAGCGTGACGGCCTGCTGACCATCGAGAACGACAGGCACCTGGTGCTGACCGACGACGGCCGCTCCACCGCGGTGGCCGTCATGCGCAAGCACCGGCTGGCCGAGTTGCTGCTGGTCAATGTCATCGGCATGCCCTACGAGGAGGCCCACGAGGAGGCTTGCCGCTGGGAGCACGTGATGAGCGACTCGGTCGAGAAGAAGGTCTACGAGCTGCTCAACAAGCCGACCCGATCCCCGTACGGGAATCCGATCCCCGGTCTGGACGCGTTCGGCGGGGCCGACGACGCCGAGCACGCCGAGATCCCCGGCGAGCGCAACCTGGCCTTCCCCGGGCTCACCGGCAGCGTCGTGGTGCAGCGCATCTGCGAGAGCGTGCAGACCAACGCCGACGTGCTGCGTCAGTTGCACGCAGCAGGCATCGACCCGGGCACGACGGTGACGGTGGCCCAGGAGCGCGACGGGGTGACCATAGACCGTTCGGGCGACAAGATCCGCCTGCCTCGTGAGGTCGCGTCGCGAGTGTTCGTCGCGGCCCACTGA